From one Acidimicrobiales bacterium genomic stretch:
- a CDS encoding sigma-70 family RNA polymerase sigma factor — MPTDAELAIAAASGDRDAFADIYDRYANALYELCRAVLGDAHEASDALHDTFVIAATRLGGLRDPSRLKPWLCAIARHESMRRSSRRARNRPVTAEVLDVPVADDAARGLMADDAATLVWEAADALTDRERAVLVLNVRQGLDGAELAAAAGLPGPTVSVVLSRAKTQLAVAVRCTLLIRHGRDACAELAQIVPRKHMALDGLIRKRVARHAPDCAICGPTWNSSPEALGVLAAAPLVGAPVALRHTVLNDPRLISFSTPLGGGGWQRDGFPPPEPVESRRRIVVGLAAAMVAVLVAVGMVLIARGDDDKTVSAGAPRSHRTTTSDVEDFAPWPTDPPHESTTTTIRKTTTTT; from the coding sequence GTGCCTACTGACGCCGAACTCGCGATCGCCGCTGCCAGCGGCGATCGCGACGCGTTTGCCGATATTTACGACCGCTACGCCAACGCCCTGTACGAGCTGTGCCGGGCGGTGCTGGGCGACGCCCACGAAGCCTCCGACGCGCTGCACGACACCTTCGTCATCGCCGCCACTCGGCTCGGCGGCTTGCGTGATCCGTCCCGGCTCAAGCCGTGGCTGTGCGCCATCGCCCGGCACGAGTCGATGCGCCGGTCGAGCCGGCGAGCGCGCAACCGTCCCGTCACCGCCGAGGTGCTCGACGTGCCCGTAGCCGACGATGCGGCGCGCGGTCTGATGGCCGACGACGCGGCCACGCTGGTGTGGGAAGCCGCCGACGCACTCACCGACCGTGAGCGTGCCGTGCTCGTGCTCAACGTGCGCCAGGGTCTCGACGGCGCGGAGCTCGCCGCCGCGGCCGGGCTGCCCGGCCCCACCGTGTCGGTGGTGTTGAGCCGCGCCAAGACGCAGCTGGCGGTCGCGGTGCGCTGCACGCTGCTGATCCGGCACGGCCGCGACGCCTGCGCGGAGCTCGCCCAGATCGTGCCGCGCAAACACATGGCGCTCGACGGGCTGATCCGCAAGCGCGTCGCCCGGCACGCGCCGGACTGCGCCATCTGCGGGCCGACGTGGAACAGTTCGCCCGAGGCACTCGGCGTCCTCGCGGCGGCCCCGCTGGTCGGCGCGCCCGTCGCCCTGCGCCACACGGTCCTCAACGATCCGCGCCTGATCTCGTTCTCGACGCCGCTCGGCGGCGGTGGGTGGCAACGCGACGGGTTCCCACCGCCCGAGCCCGTGGAGTCGCGCCGGCGCATCGTCGTCGGGCTCGCCGCGGCGATGGTGGCGGTGCTCGTCGCCGTCGGCATGGTGCTGATCGCCCGCGGCGATGACGACAAGACCGTGTCCGCCGGTGCGCCGCGCTCGCACCGGACGACGACGTCCGACGTCGAGGACTTCGCCCCCTGGCCCACCGACCCGCCCCACGAGTCGACCACCACGACCATCCGCAAGACAACGACGACGACC
- a CDS encoding MFS transporter — protein MNPFRKLKETLDRDTGKVAATALVVLTLLYFFDEFDTAAFGTLAPDIRHAFHLSLHDFTSIVILNASLLLLLAIPVSQLGDRVKRVPLVVISGILAGLFSFGTGIVVSLGLLVTMRFGNGLGLLANGPIHNSLLSDYYEPENRALVFADHANGVNIGAIIGPAFAGVLGALFGWRSAFLVLIVPILVTTYFVARLKEPVRGGTDDPDSAVEANEEKMKFREAARTLWGVKTLKRQFIAAVFLGAGLIPLGSYLPNYLHDVYHLGDFPRGVIGAINAAFTLWGVRKGGKWTAGWFAKDMGEPLRRAGYALVLTGVGLACVAAAPWLPLALAFGFATSFAIGTYTAPQLATQAMVSPARARTLSFGFASLFLVFGVAFLFNGLPVAHVADDHGLRWGVFVLVPYWVIGGLVLASAGRFVADDAARALRSLNAMVNLRRQRLNAGERSLLLCAGVDVAYDAVQVLFGVDFEVKEGEAVALLGTNGAGKSTLLKAISGLQPVAGGAVFFDGTDITQLDARGAAKLGIVQMPGGRSIFPTLTVNESLRLAGWMYKRRDPKFVADATEKVLEYFPVLRQRGDQLAGNLSGGEQQMLGLGMAFIAKPRLLMIDELSLGLAPAIVSQLIEIVQQMHREGTTIILVEQSVNVALTVADRAVFMEKGEVRFTGPTAELLDRGDILRSVFLEGAHAHTNGNTHTNGNGKEKPAAAARRVLDLRDAPVALELVEVSKSFGGIRAVDRVSFQLRENEILGVIGPNGAGKTTVFDLISGFLIPDTGVIRMGSNEIGSWSPDRRARVGLGRSFQDARLFPSLTVAECIAVALERHLEFRDPLACALGLPSVAEAEVDVAWEVHELIELLGLGAFRNKFVSELSTGSRRVVDLAMTMAHRPSILILDEPSSGIAQRETEALGPLLQRIQREAGCAMLVIEHDMPLVTSISDTMLALELGAVVTTGLPNDVVNHPAVVASYLGTDDTTIARSGALSTKAKPRRRTKASAN, from the coding sequence ATGAACCCGTTCCGGAAGCTCAAGGAGACGCTCGACCGTGACACCGGCAAGGTTGCGGCGACCGCGCTCGTCGTCCTGACGCTGCTGTATTTCTTCGACGAGTTCGACACCGCGGCATTCGGCACCCTGGCGCCCGACATTCGCCACGCGTTCCACTTGTCGCTGCACGACTTCACGAGCATCGTCATCCTCAACGCGTCGCTGTTGTTGCTGTTGGCGATTCCGGTGAGCCAGCTCGGCGACCGCGTCAAGCGCGTGCCGCTCGTGGTGATCTCGGGAATCCTCGCGGGTCTTTTCTCCTTCGGGACGGGCATCGTGGTGTCGCTCGGGCTGCTCGTCACGATGCGCTTCGGCAACGGCCTCGGCTTGTTGGCCAACGGCCCGATCCACAATTCGTTGCTCTCGGACTACTACGAGCCCGAGAACCGCGCGCTGGTGTTCGCCGACCACGCCAACGGCGTCAACATCGGCGCCATCATCGGCCCGGCGTTCGCCGGAGTCTTGGGTGCGCTCTTCGGGTGGCGTTCTGCCTTCCTCGTCTTGATCGTGCCGATCCTCGTCACGACCTACTTCGTGGCGCGGCTCAAGGAGCCGGTGCGGGGCGGTACGGACGATCCGGACTCGGCCGTCGAGGCCAACGAAGAGAAAATGAAGTTTCGTGAGGCGGCGCGCACGCTGTGGGGCGTCAAGACGCTCAAGCGCCAGTTCATCGCCGCCGTCTTCCTCGGTGCTGGACTCATCCCGCTTGGCAGCTACCTACCCAACTACCTCCACGACGTGTACCACCTCGGCGATTTCCCCCGGGGTGTGATCGGCGCCATCAACGCCGCGTTCACGCTCTGGGGGGTGCGCAAGGGCGGCAAGTGGACTGCAGGGTGGTTCGCCAAGGACATGGGGGAGCCACTTCGCCGGGCTGGGTACGCGCTCGTCCTCACCGGCGTCGGCCTCGCGTGCGTTGCCGCCGCGCCGTGGCTTCCGTTGGCGCTGGCGTTCGGTTTCGCGACGAGCTTCGCGATCGGCACGTACACGGCGCCGCAGTTGGCGACCCAGGCGATGGTCAGCCCCGCCCGCGCCCGCACGCTGTCGTTCGGATTCGCCTCGCTGTTCCTCGTCTTCGGTGTCGCGTTCTTGTTCAACGGTCTCCCGGTAGCCCACGTGGCCGACGACCACGGGCTGCGTTGGGGTGTCTTCGTCCTGGTCCCGTACTGGGTCATCGGCGGCCTGGTGCTGGCCTCGGCGGGCCGCTTCGTAGCCGACGATGCGGCGCGGGCGCTGCGCAGTCTCAACGCCATGGTGAACCTGCGTCGTCAGCGGCTCAACGCCGGTGAGCGCTCCCTTCTGCTGTGTGCGGGCGTCGACGTTGCGTATGACGCGGTGCAGGTGCTCTTCGGGGTCGACTTCGAAGTGAAGGAAGGCGAAGCGGTTGCGCTGCTCGGCACCAACGGCGCCGGCAAGTCCACGTTGCTCAAGGCGATCTCGGGCCTCCAGCCTGTCGCCGGGGGCGCCGTGTTCTTCGACGGCACCGACATCACCCAGCTCGACGCTCGCGGCGCCGCCAAGCTCGGCATCGTGCAGATGCCCGGCGGGCGCAGCATCTTCCCGACGCTGACGGTCAACGAGTCGCTGCGCCTGGCCGGCTGGATGTACAAGCGCCGCGACCCGAAGTTCGTCGCCGACGCCACCGAGAAGGTGCTCGAGTACTTCCCGGTGCTGCGCCAGCGCGGCGATCAGCTGGCGGGCAACCTGTCGGGCGGCGAGCAGCAGATGCTCGGCCTCGGCATGGCGTTCATCGCCAAGCCGCGCCTGCTGATGATCGACGAGCTGTCGCTCGGTCTGGCGCCGGCGATCGTGAGCCAGCTGATCGAGATCGTGCAGCAGATGCACCGCGAAGGCACCACGATCATCCTCGTCGAGCAGTCCGTGAACGTGGCGCTCACCGTCGCCGACCGCGCGGTGTTCATGGAGAAGGGCGAGGTGCGCTTCACCGGGCCGACGGCCGAGCTGCTCGACCGCGGTGACATCTTGCGTTCGGTGTTCCTGGAGGGTGCACACGCGCACACCAATGGCAACACGCACACCAACGGCAACGGCAAGGAGAAGCCGGCGGCGGCCGCCCGGCGCGTGCTCGACCTGCGTGACGCGCCCGTGGCCCTCGAACTGGTCGAAGTGTCGAAGTCCTTCGGCGGCATTCGCGCGGTGGATCGCGTCTCGTTCCAGCTGCGCGAGAACGAGATCCTCGGGGTCATCGGACCCAACGGCGCCGGCAAGACGACGGTCTTCGACCTCATCTCCGGCTTTCTCATTCCCGATACCGGCGTGATCCGCATGGGCAGCAACGAAATCGGTTCGTGGTCGCCTGACCGCCGCGCCCGCGTCGGCCTCGGTCGCAGCTTCCAGGACGCGCGACTGTTCCCGTCGCTGACCGTCGCCGAGTGCATCGCGGTCGCCTTGGAGCGCCATCTCGAGTTCCGTGATCCGCTGGCGTGCGCGCTCGGACTGCCGTCGGTCGCCGAGGCCGAAGTCGACGTCGCCTGGGAGGTGCACGAGCTGATCGAATTGCTCGGCCTCGGCGCGTTCCGCAACAAGTTCGTCAGCGAGCTGTCGACCGGCAGCCGCCGCGTCGTCGACTTGGCGATGACGATGGCGCACCGCCCGTCGATCCTCATCCTCGACGAGCCGAGCTCGGGCATCGCCCAGCGCGAGACGGAGGCGCTCGGTCCGTTGCTGCAGCGCATCCAGCGCGAAGCCGGCTGCGCCATGCTCGTCATCGAACACGACATGCCGCTGGTCACCTCGATCTCCGACACGATGCTCGCGCTCGAGCTCGGCGCGGTGGTCACGACCGGCCTCCCGAACGACGTCGTCAACCATCCGGCGGTCGTTGCCTCGTACCTCGGCACCGACGACACGACGATCGCCCGCTCGGGCGCGCTGTCGACCAAGGCCAAGCCGCGGCGGCGGACGAAGGCGTCGGCCAACTGA
- a CDS encoding ABC transporter permease, with product MAVSARLRGPLRVVGSLGGLFVVLQILLRNNEPGLGIYVYGVVIGLLYSLLAIGLILIYRATRIINFAQAEIGAATGVMAVVLIKVHHVPYVLAFLVAIVSGMVSGMVVEFLVIRRFQKASRLVLSVATIGVGLVFAGLQLLVPLWFGASKQIDPAPPRTPFSSLTFRIGNFHMDANSLVVLFWAAVVVIGLSVFFRATDIGLAVRGTAENSDRAALLGIPIKRVSTVVWALAAALSSLSVFLRVPVVGLPIGVFVGPTFLLFGLAAAVIARMESFGTAVAAGVGLGVLEQTLYYFSRDPNVAGALILPIVLGAMLLQRDKLSRGQDSGVSTWSLAKEFRPIPPELRNVPLVVWTRFALGAAALALLLFGYGGLPFKQQILASVVVIYAIVAVSLVVLIGWAGQISLGQWGIAGIGAMVAGNLAARHNADFFATLIIAGVAGAVIAVVIGLPALRITGLYLAVTTLAFGITVQNYLLSPVYFRGVLPPHGSGVTRPMLYGRFDIANDRTFYYVCLIMLGLCLLSARALRRSAAGRTIIAVRDNPKGAQSYSVNTSRVKLWAFAISGFWAALAGALFAYQQGSVNAAAFSPELSLTLLIVVVIGGVTSLPGALLGTLYIGVLKYGDISPSGELLATGFGALLLLLVFKAGLAQLFYGVRDSFLRWVAERKGIVVPSLLADVRTEDEAQAADADVLSAAAHTADEHPEPVPVLEVDEVTV from the coding sequence ATGGCTGTTAGCGCCCGGTTGCGCGGACCCCTCCGCGTCGTCGGCTCCCTCGGCGGCCTGTTCGTCGTCCTGCAGATCCTCCTGCGCAACAACGAGCCCGGACTCGGCATCTACGTCTACGGCGTGGTGATCGGGCTGCTCTACAGCCTGCTGGCTATCGGGCTCATCCTCATATACCGCGCCACGCGCATCATCAACTTCGCCCAGGCCGAGATCGGCGCGGCGACCGGCGTCATGGCGGTCGTGTTGATCAAGGTGCACCACGTTCCCTACGTGCTGGCGTTCCTCGTCGCCATCGTGTCGGGGATGGTGTCGGGCATGGTCGTCGAGTTCCTCGTGATCCGGCGTTTTCAGAAGGCGTCGCGTCTCGTCTTGTCGGTGGCGACCATCGGCGTCGGTCTGGTGTTCGCCGGGTTGCAGCTGCTCGTCCCGCTGTGGTTCGGCGCCAGCAAGCAGATCGACCCAGCCCCGCCGCGCACGCCGTTTTCGAGCTTGACGTTCCGCATCGGCAACTTCCACATGGACGCCAACTCGCTCGTCGTCCTGTTCTGGGCCGCGGTGGTCGTCATCGGTTTGTCGGTGTTCTTCCGGGCCACCGACATCGGCCTCGCCGTGCGCGGCACCGCCGAGAACTCCGATCGCGCCGCACTGCTGGGCATCCCGATCAAGCGCGTCTCGACGGTCGTGTGGGCGCTCGCCGCCGCGCTCTCGTCGCTGAGCGTGTTCCTGCGCGTGCCGGTGGTCGGGTTGCCGATTGGCGTGTTCGTCGGCCCGACGTTCCTGCTCTTCGGTCTCGCCGCCGCGGTTATCGCCCGCATGGAGAGCTTCGGCACCGCCGTGGCCGCGGGCGTCGGCCTCGGCGTGCTCGAGCAGACGCTCTACTACTTCTCCCGCGACCCGAACGTCGCCGGCGCGCTCATCCTGCCGATCGTGCTCGGGGCGATGCTGCTCCAGCGCGACAAGTTGTCACGCGGTCAGGACAGCGGTGTGTCGACGTGGTCGCTGGCCAAGGAGTTCCGCCCGATCCCACCCGAGCTACGCAACGTGCCGCTCGTGGTGTGGACGCGTTTCGCGCTCGGCGCGGCCGCCTTGGCCCTGTTGCTGTTCGGCTATGGCGGCCTGCCGTTCAAGCAGCAGATCCTGGCGTCGGTCGTCGTGATCTACGCCATCGTCGCGGTGTCGCTCGTCGTCCTTATCGGATGGGCGGGACAGATCAGCCTCGGGCAGTGGGGCATCGCCGGCATCGGAGCGATGGTCGCCGGCAACCTGGCGGCGCGCCACAACGCCGACTTCTTCGCCACGTTGATCATCGCCGGCGTGGCCGGCGCCGTCATCGCCGTCGTGATCGGTTTGCCGGCGCTGCGCATCACCGGCCTCTACCTCGCCGTGACGACCCTGGCGTTCGGCATCACCGTGCAGAACTACCTGCTCTCTCCCGTGTACTTCCGCGGCGTGCTGCCGCCCCACGGCAGCGGCGTGACGCGCCCGATGCTCTACGGCCGCTTCGACATCGCCAATGACCGCACCTTCTATTACGTGTGCCTCATCATGCTGGGTCTCTGTCTGCTGTCGGCGCGCGCGCTGCGGCGCAGCGCCGCGGGCCGCACGATCATCGCCGTGCGCGACAACCCCAAGGGCGCGCAGAGCTACTCCGTCAACACCTCGCGGGTGAAGCTGTGGGCCTTCGCCATCTCCGGCTTCTGGGCAGCACTCGCTGGTGCGCTCTTCGCCTACCAGCAGGGATCGGTCAACGCCGCCGCCTTCTCGCCCGAGCTGAGTCTGACGCTGCTCATCGTCGTAGTCATCGGTGGCGTCACGTCGCTGCCGGGCGCGCTGCTGGGCACGCTGTACATCGGCGTGCTCAAGTACGGCGACATCAGCCCGAGCGGTGAGCTGTTGGCGACGGGCTTTGGCGCGTTGTTGCTGCTGCTCGTGTTCAAGGCCGGTCTGGCGCAGCTGTTCTACGGGGTGCGGGACTCGTTCCTGCGCTGGGTCGCCGAGCGCAAGGGCATCGTCGTGCCGAGCCTGCTGGCCGACGTGCGCACCGAAGACGAGGCCCAAGCCGCCGACGCCGACGTCCTGAGCGCGGCGGCGCACACCGCCGACGAGCATCCCGAACCCGTACCCGTCCTCGAGGTCGACGAGGTGACGGTATGA